From a region of the Leishmania major strain Friedlin complete genome, chromosome 32 genome:
- a CDS encoding putative RNA binding protein produces MPAKAAAKPVKPAAKAAPKPANKAPAPKAAAAKPVAKAAPKAAAPAARPASGSSNGVYVKNWGTGSVADAANVFSAAGKVVKVQLRRQRYAIVFFENSAAVKKAIDLFNEKEVLGKTVLVVPAKTSPKPDAHENSSCVFVSPIFRPSTTKAQVMELFAGVKVQRLRMYRQNFAYAYLDSPAAAKKFVEEKNGTEFRGHTLRVALSARSLEKLRARQEAANVVIAAHRHYKTHERQ; encoded by the coding sequence ATGCCCGCCAAGGCCGCCGCCAAGCCCGTCAAGCCCGCCGCGAAGGCAGCGCCCAAGCCCGCCAACAAGGCTCCCGCGCCGaaggctgctgccgcgaagCCGGTCGCCAAGGCTGCGCCgaaggccgccgcccccgctgccCGCCCCGCCTCTGGCTCGTCCAACGGCGTGTACGTGAAGAACTGGGGCACTGGCTCCGTTGCCGACGCCGCGAATGTCTTTTCTGCCGCCGGCAAGGTGGTCAAggtccagctgcgccgccagcgctaCGCCATCGTCTTCTTTGAAAACTCCGCCGCTGTGAAGAAGGCCATCGACCTCTTCAACGAGAAGGAGGTGCTCGGCAAGACTGTGCTGGTTGTGCCCGCTAAGACCAGCCCCAAGCCAGACGCGCACGAGAACTCCTCGTGCGTGTTCGTCAGCCCCATCTTCCGCCCTTCGACGACGAAGGCGCAGGTGATGGAGCTGTTTGCTGGTGTGAaggtgcagcgcctgcgcatGTACCGCCAGAACTTCGCGTACGCCTACCTCGACTCCCCCGCTGCGGCGAAGAAGTTCGTGGAGGAGAAGAACGGCACTGAGTTCCGCGGCCACACGCTGCGTGTGGCGCTGTCGGCTCGCTCTCTGGAGAAGCTTCGCGCTCGCCAGGAGGCCGCCAATGTCGTCATTGCCGCTCACCGCCACTACAAGACGCATGAGCGTCAGTAA
- the CYC9 gene encoding putative cyclin 9 has translation MSSSPLSPVYSSPASTGFGAPYLPSFTRRYFRLSQSAFVISDYLVRKFCLTESVLLTSLCYWHEFVAAHGLRKVNEVVLATTCVFLAAKVEHAHIRLARLVETALDLDANTTAAAELEQWCRAVLDVELVLCDTIRFDFVRIFPLADTLRSVQTLAEAGQLQDAARQEIGTAVRRVFLFSFVTPLCTKVSMQRLCTSILYMIVTAARREPVPAFQSIWSAPEAEFPDEAELEGITAVLMDVFAYLHKKFGVPALDDVNEARYKRRRSQHGNDVGVASSVFSSASADFTPLMKMSEQ, from the coding sequence ATGTCGTCAAGCCCATTGTCGCCGGTGTACAGCTCACCCGCGTCTACCGGCTTCGGTGCTCCTTACTTGCCTTCCTTCACGCGCCGTTACTTCCGCCTTTCTCAGTCTGCCTTTGTCATCTCCGACTACCTTGTGCGCAAGTTCTGCCTCACTGAGAGCGTCCTGCTGACGTCGCTGTGCTACTGGCACGAGTTTGTCGCCGCACACGGGCTGCGCAAAGTCAACGAGGTCGTGCTGGCCACCACGTGCGTCTTCCTCGCTGCGAAGGTGGAGCATGCGCACATAcggctggcgcgcctcgtgGAGACTGCGTTGGACCTCGATGCGAACacgactgctgcagcagagctgGAGCAGTGGTGCCGTGCCGTGCTGGACGTGGAGCTGGTGCTGTGCGATACCATCCGCTTCGACTTTGTGCGCATCTTTCCCCTGGCCGACACTCTGCGATCAGTGCAGACCCTGGCTGAGGCGGGGCAGCTGCAGGATGCCGCACGGCAGGAGATTGGCACGGCAGTGCGACGCGTGTTTCTTTTCTCCTTCGTCACACCGCTCTGCACCAAGGTGTCGATGCAGCGACTCTGCACGTCAATCCTCTACATGATCgtgacggcagcgcgcagggAGCCGGTGCCGGCTTTTCAGTCCATCTGGAGCGCCCCAGAGGCGGAGTTTCCCGAtgaggcggagctggaggggATTACGGCCGTGCTCATGGACGTCTTCGCGTACCTGCACAAGAAGTTTGGCGTGCCGGCACTGGACGACGTCAACGAGGCGCGATACAAGCGCCGCCGATCGCAGCATGGTAACGATGTTGGTGTCGCGAGCTCCGTCTTtagcagcgccagcgccgactTCACACCACTCATGAAGATGTCAGAGCAGTGA